A segment of the Gemmatimonadales bacterium genome:
TCTCGAGCGACTCGCTGCGCGCCGCCGTTCCCGGGGCGGCGATCCTCGTCGAGCAGGCCAACCAGTACGTCATGAACCCCGTGGGCCAGATCTTCCTGCGGATGCTGTTCATGACGGTGATCCCGCTCGTCTTCACCTCGCTGGCGCTCGGGGTCGCGGGCCTGGGCGACGTGCGGAAGGTCGGCAGGGTGGGGTCGAAGACGGTCTTCTACTTCCTGGCCACGACCGCTCTCGCGGCCACCGTCGGGCTCATCCTCGTCAACATCATCCGGCCGGGGGAAGGGCTCAGCGAGGCCGTCCGCATCGGCCTGATGGATACCTACCGCACCGAAGCCTCGCAGCGCATGGAGCAGGCGCAGGCCGCGGACTTCGGCATCCAGACGTTCGTCGCGATCGTGCCGCGCAACCCGGTGAAGGCCGCGGCCGACCTCGACATGCTCGGCATAATCTTCTTCTCGCTCGTGTTCGGCGCGGCGCTCACACTGCTGCCCAAGGAGAAGTCCGAGCCCGTCATCAGGTTCCTCGACGGGGTCGGAGGGGCGGTCGTAAAGATCATCGGCATGGCGATGAAGATCGCGCCGTACGGCGTCTTCGGGCTCATCTTCGTGGTGACCAGCCGTTTCGGCTTCGCCCTGCTCAAACCGCTGGGCTTGTTCGTCCTCACCGTGCTGGGCGGCCTCCTCTTCCATACCGTGGTCAACCTGTCGCTGATAGTGCGCGTCTTCGCGGGTCTCGCTCCGCTCACATTCTTCAATCGCTCCCGATCGGCGCTCATCACCGCGTTTTCCACCTCGTCATCGAACGCCACGCTGCCGACGACGCTGGCGGTGGCCGAGCAGGACTTGAAGGTCTCGCCGACGGTGGCGGGCTTTGTGGTGCCCTTGGGCGCGACGATGAACATGAACGGCACCGCGTTGTTCGAGGGCGTGGTGGTGCTGTTCCTCGCGCAGGTGATCGGGCTGCACCTCTCGATCGCCACCCAGGTGGTCGTGATCATCCTCGCGGTGCTTACCGCGGTGGGCGCGGCCGGCGTCCCCGGCGGCTCCATCCCGCTGCTCGTCATCGTCCTTCAGACCGTGGGCATCCCCGGCGAGTACATCGCCATCGTTATCGGCGTTGATCGGTTGCTGGACATGTGCCGCACTACCGTCAACGTCGTGGGAGACCTCGCCGCCACGTGCGTCATCGCGCGTTGGGAGGGAGGGTGGGACCCGAAGTCGGTGACGGCCGGCAGCGGCGCGGAGTCGGCTGCGGCGTAGACCACGCCGAATCCGCGGCGTGCTTCAGCACGCGCCCGTGCCGAGCGCGTCCTTCAGGACGCGGACGCTTCAGCTCGGTCGTTACAGCGCCCGCGCCAGCTGAACGGCGCCGAGCACCGGGTCCACGGGATCGGCCAGGATGTCGGCGTCCATAACCTCGGCGACGATTCGCGCCACGACGCGTTTGCGGTAGTCATCGCTTCGCACCAACAGGCTCCCGCCGAGCGCCACTCGGATGTCGCGCCCGCGCGGAAACCGGTCGGCGAGCGCCTTGACGTGACGGGCCAGGTCATCCGCGGCGGCGTCCACGAGCGCGCTGGCCACGGCGTCGCCGTCCCGGGCCGCGTCGAGCACGGCGGGCGCTAGCGCGGCGATCGCCGGCACGCCGGCGGCTGACGCCCACGCCACGAGCTCGGCGAGCGTCGGGGCGTGGGCGCGCTGCATGATCAGGTCGGTCAGCTGGGTTCGCCTGCCGCGGCCCTCGATTGCGAGCCCGACCGCCCGCAGTCCGCGCCTGCCGAGGTCGTATCCGGAGCCCTGATCGCCGAGGGCCGGGCCGAGCCCGCCGACGCGCGAGTGTGCGCCGTCCGGGTGGCACGCCCACGCGATCGAGCCGGTCCCCGCGATGAGCACGACGCCAGGTCCGTCGCTGAAGGCGGCTTCGAGCGCGATCGCGGCGTCGGTCAGGACCACGACGCGCGGGGCGAGGCCGGACTCCTCCAGCGCGGCCTGGAGCGCCAACCGCTCCTCTTCGCGCCCGACTCCCGCGGCGCCCACCACCAGAATATCGCCCTTGACCTGACGCTCGGCTTTTTCGAGCGCGTCGCGGCAGGTCTGCAGGATCGCGCTCGCGGCGGCGGCGGCGCCGCCTCGGCGCATGGCTCCGGGCCCGCCGTCGGCGCGCACGAAGATCGCGCCGGCGCCGTCGGCGACGGCCGCGGTAGTGTGGGAACCGCCCGCGTCCACGCCCAACAGGATCCTCACGTGCGGCTCGCGTCGTCCGGAAGCATCGACGCCGCCATGCCGATCGACACCGTCAGCGCCGTCCCCGCCGGCACATACCACGGCCACGCGAGCTTGCTCAGAGTCACCATCATCGGCGGGGCGCCGAGCAGCGCGGTGAGCTGCGCTGAGAAGACCACCACGCTCATGAGGAGCGCGCCGAGCACGATCGCGACGATAGCGTCACGCTCCCGCACCCGCGGCACTCGCGCCAGGATGAACGCGCCGAGTAGCGCGCCGTAGGTGAGCGACGCGATCGAGAGCGCGACGACCACCACCGGGGCGTCGCGCCGGGGGAAGAGCAGCGCGCCTCCCACCAGAACGACGGCCCAGGCGGCGGTGAAGAGCCGGCCCATGCGCAGGAGGTGCTGGTCGTCGCCCTGCCGCCG
Coding sequences within it:
- a CDS encoding dicarboxylate/amino acid:cation symporter produces the protein MKLHTKILLGLVLGAAAGIAASLATHGDVARAAQLIQADVSSDSLRAAVPGAAILVEQANQYVMNPVGQIFLRMLFMTVIPLVFTSLALGVAGLGDVRKVGRVGSKTVFYFLATTALAATVGLILVNIIRPGEGLSEAVRIGLMDTYRTEASQRMEQAQAADFGIQTFVAIVPRNPVKAAADLDMLGIIFFSLVFGAALTLLPKEKSEPVIRFLDGVGGAVVKIIGMAMKIAPYGVFGLIFVVTSRFGFALLKPLGLFVLTVLGGLLFHTVVNLSLIVRVFAGLAPLTFFNRSRSALITAFSTSSSNATLPTTLAVAEQDLKVSPTVAGFVVPLGATMNMNGTALFEGVVVLFLAQVIGLHLSIATQVVVIILAVLTAVGAAGVPGGSIPLLVIVLQTVGIPGEYIAIVIGVDRLLDMCRTTVNVVGDLAATCVIARWEGGWDPKSVTAGSGAESAAA
- a CDS encoding BadF/BadG/BcrA/BcrD ATPase family protein — encoded protein: MRILLGVDAGGSHTTAAVADGAGAIFVRADGGPGAMRRGGAAAAASAILQTCRDALEKAERQVKGDILVVGAAGVGREEERLALQAALEESGLAPRVVVLTDAAIALEAAFSDGPGVVLIAGTGSIAWACHPDGAHSRVGGLGPALGDQGSGYDLGRRGLRAVGLAIEGRGRRTQLTDLIMQRAHAPTLAELVAWASAAGVPAIAALAPAVLDAARDGDAVASALVDAAADDLARHVKALADRFPRGRDIRVALGGSLLVRSDDYRKRVVARIVAEVMDADILADPVDPVLGAVQLARAL